One part of the Bacillus sp. FJAT-27916 genome encodes these proteins:
- a CDS encoding DUF2621 domain-containing protein, producing the protein MLEGWFLWFILFWIVFMVVFMGIGGFFMFRKFLKKLPKEDGKSDMDWEIHYVEQTKHLWGSDQKAFLEELVSPVPELFRDVARHKIAGKIGEIALQEGATAITMDILIKGYILATPKRDHKFLKKKLAEEKIDIRPYEQYFLMSNQ; encoded by the coding sequence GTGCTTGAGGGATGGTTTCTATGGTTCATCCTGTTTTGGATTGTCTTTATGGTTGTCTTTATGGGCATTGGCGGGTTCTTCATGTTCAGAAAATTCCTGAAGAAGCTTCCCAAGGAAGATGGAAAATCAGACATGGATTGGGAAATTCATTATGTAGAACAAACAAAGCATTTGTGGGGAAGTGACCAAAAAGCGTTTCTTGAGGAGCTTGTTAGTCCTGTACCTGAGCTGTTTCGGGATGTAGCAAGACATAAGATTGCTGGGAAGATTGGGGAAATCGCCTTACAAGAGGGAGCGACTGCCATCACGATGGATATCCTCATTAAAGGGTACATATTAGCCACACCAAAACGGGATCATAAGTTTTTGAAGAAGAAGCTGGCGGAGGAAAAGATTGATATACGCCCATATGAGCAATATTTTCTTATGTCCAATCAGTAA
- a CDS encoding DUF6440 family protein: protein MANKRFEDVYTQGKMEVTKIIRDNETGVLYMFHYGGPTSGLTVMVDKDGKPLVDKDFIPESKTSVE, encoded by the coding sequence GTGGCAAATAAACGTTTTGAGGATGTTTATACTCAAGGGAAAATGGAGGTCACTAAAATAATTCGTGATAATGAGACAGGAGTCCTATATATGTTTCATTATGGCGGTCCTACTTCCGGGTTAACAGTTATGGTTGATAAAGATGGAAAACCTTTAGTTGATAAAGATTTTATACCTGAATCTAAAACTTCTGTTGAATAA
- a CDS encoding manganese catalase family protein: protein MFLHKKELQFEAKPEKSDPLLAKQIQELIGGQFGEMSVMMQYLFQGWSVRGEGNQKYKDLILDIATEEIGHVEMLATLVARLLDDAPVEDQEAAAKMPVIGAALSGMNPQHAIVSGLGARPADSVGNPWQGSYIISSGNLLADFRANLNAESQGRLQACRIYEMTTDKGVKDLLSVLIARDSYHQNLWAAAIAELEEKEGLLVPSTFPREKERLDLAYSLYNHSEGEYSSEGSWAHGQALDGQGELRYESTPPIEGSIPMLKAAPLSTHNTLPADKDKSMM from the coding sequence ATGTTTTTACACAAGAAAGAATTACAGTTCGAAGCAAAACCAGAGAAATCAGATCCGTTATTAGCTAAACAAATCCAAGAGCTCATCGGAGGACAATTCGGTGAAATGTCCGTTATGATGCAGTACTTATTCCAAGGATGGAGTGTACGAGGAGAAGGGAATCAAAAGTACAAGGACTTAATTCTTGATATTGCCACTGAGGAAATCGGCCATGTTGAAATGCTGGCAACACTAGTTGCTCGTCTTCTTGACGACGCGCCAGTTGAAGATCAAGAAGCAGCAGCAAAAATGCCTGTCATTGGAGCTGCCTTATCAGGGATGAACCCTCAGCATGCAATCGTATCCGGTTTAGGCGCTCGTCCTGCGGACAGTGTCGGGAATCCTTGGCAAGGAAGCTATATCATCTCAAGCGGAAACCTGCTTGCTGACTTCCGTGCAAACCTTAATGCAGAATCACAGGGTCGCTTGCAAGCATGCCGTATTTATGAGATGACAACTGACAAAGGTGTCAAAGATTTATTATCCGTCTTGATTGCACGTGATTCTTACCATCAAAACCTGTGGGCTGCCGCTATCGCTGAACTCGAGGAGAAAGAAGGCTTGCTCGTTCCTAGCACATTCCCGCGTGAGAAGGAAAGACTAGACCTCGCTTACTCTCTCTATAATCATTCAGAAGGTGAATATAGCAGTGAAGGATCTTGGGCACATGGTCAAGCACTGGATGGACAAGGAGAACTACGTTATGAATCCACTCCGCCAATCGAAGGCTCCATTCCAATGCTGAAAGCAGCTCCATTATCCACTCATAATACATTGCCTGCTGATAAAGATAAATCAATGATGTAA
- a CDS encoding DUF58 domain-containing protein has protein sequence MKGREGVPVYTFLFDSYFLRIILPISILLLIYISFIPMTMIIVVYFLYTSYIHFYTKRIAKQVYINREKENRKLFINETDELAIDIHNDAPVTIAHGKLHFVLDRNIEVMESDFFHKSLNDTRYTVNFEQKKKTINRMRIPFKAKARGVYSIEELDLIIHDSFGTSSVHFPTINHGDTEIIVYPERLEVQNLAILNLDRIGEEEVPHSYLADETSVIGIKPYEKESFRQIHWKATAKMQSMYAKQYQPITNKRYTIMLYITEPNGLTIHQKGEKLISHTAFLCSYLISKKFSYELYVNDLTKEGVFKLPLHTGIDHLQKTLEKLARLHDDLRFVREDYFLSIAKESMERSNELIYVNGDQPPNIRMGTKYFYIGGEGELRRVGGMEKKPN, from the coding sequence ATGAAAGGTAGAGAAGGTGTGCCAGTTTACACTTTTCTATTTGATTCCTATTTTTTGAGGATAATCCTGCCGATCTCCATTCTCCTGTTAATTTATATATCCTTTATCCCGATGACGATGATAATCGTCGTCTATTTCTTATATACATCGTATATTCATTTTTATACGAAGAGAATAGCTAAGCAGGTTTATATCAATCGAGAGAAAGAGAACAGGAAGCTGTTTATCAATGAAACAGATGAATTAGCGATTGACATTCATAATGATGCTCCTGTTACGATTGCCCATGGGAAGCTGCATTTTGTCCTGGATAGAAATATCGAAGTCATGGAATCAGATTTTTTTCATAAAAGCTTAAATGATACTAGGTACACAGTCAATTTCGAACAGAAAAAGAAGACAATTAATCGAATGAGAATTCCTTTTAAAGCTAAAGCGAGAGGCGTTTATTCTATTGAGGAGCTGGACCTTATTATTCATGATTCATTTGGAACCTCCTCTGTACACTTCCCAACAATCAATCATGGTGATACGGAAATCATCGTGTATCCAGAGCGGCTGGAGGTCCAGAATCTCGCTATTCTCAATCTTGATCGAATTGGGGAAGAAGAGGTGCCGCATTCTTATCTGGCTGATGAGACATCTGTTATTGGGATTAAACCATATGAAAAGGAATCATTCCGCCAGATTCATTGGAAGGCAACGGCCAAGATGCAAAGTATGTATGCCAAACAATATCAGCCTATTACAAATAAACGATATACAATCATGTTATACATAACCGAACCGAATGGTCTTACGATTCATCAAAAGGGAGAAAAGCTGATTTCTCATACCGCCTTTTTGTGCAGCTATTTAATTTCGAAGAAGTTCTCCTATGAATTGTATGTGAACGATCTGACCAAGGAAGGTGTTTTTAAATTACCGCTTCATACAGGAATTGACCATTTACAAAAGACACTGGAGAAATTGGCTAGACTGCACGATGATTTGCGGTTCGTAAGAGAGGATTATTTCCTATCCATCGCCAAAGAAAGTATGGAACGTTCTAATGAGCTGATTTATGTGAATGGAGATCAACCGCCTAATATAAGAATGGGAACCAAGTATTTTTATATAGGGGGAGAAGGGGAGCTGAGGAGAGTTGGAGGCATGGAAAAGAAACCTAACTAG
- a CDS encoding AAA family ATPase: MLENVKKSISTVFVGKEETIDLLMVALLSNGHVLLEDVPGTGKTLLAKTIAKSMGGTFSRIQFTPDVLPSDVIGLEYFNPKHGEFEKRMGPIYANIVLADEINRAMPRTQSSLLEAMEERQVTIEKQTDPLPTPFLVIATQNPVESHGTFPLPDAQLDRFLLKMNLGYPSRQDERKIMKRFRAEDPLRGVTPVITMEEVQQLQEETKQVHISDCIEDYVLDLVESTRSHKWIEIGLSPRATLAMLRAAQAKAKMEGRTYCTPEDIQFVFPPISSHRMMLSMEGALHMTKNEVIRSILDNTDVPVEMSYER, from the coding sequence ATGTTGGAAAATGTAAAAAAATCAATAAGCACGGTGTTTGTAGGTAAAGAAGAGACCATTGACTTACTAATGGTAGCCTTATTAAGCAATGGACATGTCCTATTGGAGGATGTTCCAGGTACGGGGAAAACCTTACTGGCAAAAACGATCGCCAAAAGCATGGGAGGTACATTTTCGAGAATTCAATTTACCCCAGATGTATTGCCAAGTGATGTCATTGGTTTGGAGTATTTCAATCCGAAACATGGAGAGTTCGAAAAGAGAATGGGTCCCATTTATGCCAATATCGTATTGGCAGATGAAATTAATCGGGCCATGCCAAGAACACAATCAAGCCTTTTAGAGGCAATGGAGGAAAGGCAGGTAACGATTGAGAAGCAAACAGATCCATTGCCAACACCATTTTTAGTAATCGCTACTCAAAATCCGGTCGAATCGCATGGCACGTTTCCGTTGCCTGATGCCCAATTAGATCGTTTTCTCCTTAAAATGAATCTAGGCTACCCATCTCGACAGGATGAACGAAAGATCATGAAGCGCTTTCGGGCGGAGGATCCTTTACGTGGTGTTACCCCGGTCATCACGATGGAAGAGGTGCAGCAATTACAGGAAGAGACAAAGCAAGTGCATATTTCAGATTGTATAGAAGATTATGTCCTTGACTTAGTCGAATCAACTAGAAGCCATAAGTGGATTGAGATTGGTTTAAGTCCAAGGGCAACCCTTGCGATGCTCCGGGCTGCACAAGCAAAAGCCAAAATGGAAGGACGTACCTATTGCACACCAGAAGATATTCAATTTGTTTTTCCACCTATCAGTTCACACAGAATGATGCTTTCAATGGAAGGAGCCTTACATATGACAAAGAACGAAGTCATCCGGTCCATCTTAGACAATACGGATGTTCCTGTGGAGATGTCTTATGAAAGGTAG
- a CDS encoding response regulator transcription factor — MTYSILFLDDEKDIGEPLSEILQREGYNVDYFQTGEDAVKAGMTKQYDLLLLDIMLKNFNVPAVNQVTSGIEVARIINQFNPTPYIFLTGRGDTFDVVAGLETGAAHYITKPYDLSVLLATLRAFFREYERVLSMKKMHEIAEIVAGDIRIDLINRVTFLKGERVFLPDKPFAILAYLARNQDRPIKKEELLQEIWGYSPSDGIPTNTVEVNISRLRSSIGEQYIRTARGEGYYLQTKTSR, encoded by the coding sequence ATGACGTACTCCATTTTATTTTTAGATGATGAAAAGGATATAGGAGAGCCGCTCTCTGAGATTTTGCAAAGGGAAGGGTACAATGTGGATTATTTTCAAACAGGAGAGGATGCCGTGAAAGCCGGCATGACAAAGCAGTATGACCTCTTGCTGCTTGACATTATGCTAAAGAACTTCAATGTACCCGCGGTCAATCAAGTTACGAGTGGAATTGAAGTGGCGAGAATCATTAATCAATTTAATCCAACTCCCTATATCTTTTTAACCGGCCGGGGTGACACATTCGATGTGGTTGCCGGTTTAGAAACTGGAGCTGCCCATTACATTACGAAGCCCTATGATTTGTCCGTATTATTGGCCACATTACGAGCGTTTTTCCGAGAGTATGAGCGTGTACTTTCTATGAAAAAGATGCACGAAATAGCTGAGATTGTTGCTGGAGACATTCGAATTGATCTGATTAATCGTGTGACGTTCTTAAAAGGAGAGAGAGTATTTCTTCCAGATAAGCCATTTGCTATTCTCGCATACTTAGCGAGAAATCAAGATCGTCCTATTAAAAAAGAGGAATTATTGCAAGAAATCTGGGGTTACTCACCCTCGGACGGTATCCCAACAAATACGGTGGAAGTCAATATCAGCCGATTGCGAAGCTCAATTGGCGAACAATATATTCGAACAGCCCGAGGTGAGGGCTATTATCTGCAGACTAAAACAAGCAGGTAG
- a CDS encoding sensor histidine kinase — protein MDKIKQTNRTFRHSPTLRIMLTALLLAFLISIPFMGVVMWGKIAADTASERIQTEKIVDDIKYILINTANPSQEDEITKVFAHYAVFAGDNYEIRNQNREPYLVQYSNIPSYIKSPWIEKAANLVAHFQSDHYLKDWASPARVYEKSENGHYIYETKHRVIHHNHSDEIIIRRDLTELYAKTVRNGLQHGAMTLILLYVVIFLLYIFFSRKNIALIKKVVDEQQTIIAQGDWKTNIGKRHNKELGEISDIIIKLHKEANEAYRINKNILQEISHETASRLTEIKQSIDLIRYYGTEDKERVITLLEKADKAVASISDTQAAFTDLARVDNLKTLAPADSYPVKELINYAIKQAQNEHPDYEFVQDEPGSDKCLYIRREHFFIIMRILLNNAVKYSENSHLVVVSILDGVYKDQVAIKVTNWGIHIPDDEKTRIFERYYRGRNTRNISGTGLGLHIISKTMKLYNGEVFVESEYTGETSFFVVFPKEIVLENNQ, from the coding sequence ATGGATAAAATCAAGCAAACGAATCGTACATTTAGGCATTCACCAACACTGAGAATTATGTTAACTGCTCTCCTATTGGCATTTCTCATTTCCATTCCATTTATGGGAGTTGTTATGTGGGGGAAAATCGCTGCTGATACAGCCTCTGAACGAATTCAGACAGAGAAAATTGTTGACGACATAAAATATATTCTCATAAATACAGCGAATCCCTCTCAAGAAGATGAAATTACGAAAGTATTTGCCCATTACGCTGTGTTTGCCGGTGATAATTATGAAATACGCAATCAAAACAGAGAGCCTTATCTCGTTCAGTACAGTAATATACCTTCCTATATTAAGTCACCATGGATCGAAAAAGCTGCTAACCTAGTTGCGCATTTTCAATCTGATCACTATCTCAAGGACTGGGCATCACCTGCTAGGGTTTATGAAAAATCTGAAAACGGTCATTATATTTACGAAACAAAGCATCGAGTAATTCATCATAATCATTCGGATGAAATTATTATTAGAAGGGATTTGACAGAGCTTTATGCGAAAACCGTAAGGAACGGTTTGCAGCATGGGGCAATGACATTAATTCTCTTGTATGTGGTGATTTTTTTATTATATATATTTTTCTCAAGGAAAAATATCGCTCTCATTAAAAAAGTCGTTGATGAACAGCAAACGATCATAGCACAGGGCGATTGGAAAACCAACATAGGGAAACGACATAATAAAGAACTTGGTGAAATTAGTGACATCATCATTAAATTACATAAGGAAGCTAATGAAGCATATAGAATCAATAAGAATATTCTTCAAGAGATCTCTCATGAAACCGCTTCGCGATTAACAGAGATTAAACAGTCGATTGACTTAATAAGGTACTATGGGACTGAAGATAAGGAGAGAGTAATAACCTTACTTGAAAAAGCAGACAAAGCTGTAGCAAGCATTAGCGACACACAAGCAGCGTTTACTGATTTGGCAAGGGTGGATAATTTGAAAACATTAGCTCCTGCCGATAGTTATCCAGTCAAAGAACTAATCAATTACGCCATAAAGCAAGCACAAAATGAGCATCCGGATTACGAGTTTGTTCAGGATGAGCCAGGCTCAGACAAATGTCTATACATTCGCCGGGAGCATTTCTTTATTATTATGCGAATCCTGCTGAATAATGCCGTTAAGTATTCCGAGAATTCACACCTGGTTGTGGTAAGCATTCTGGATGGCGTCTATAAAGATCAGGTAGCCATAAAGGTCACGAATTGGGGGATTCATATACCTGATGATGAAAAAACACGGATATTTGAAAGATACTACAGAGGACGTAACACACGAAACATATCGGGTACTGGTCTTGGTCTTCATATAATCAGCAAAACAATGAAGCTATACAATGGAGAAGTATTTGTTGAAAGTGAGTACACAGGAGAAACAAGTTTCTTTGTAGTCTTTCCGAAAGAAATAGTGTTGGAAAATAACCAATAA
- a CDS encoding CBS domain-containing protein, whose protein sequence is MGKTKTELTLSERFETAFNRIHKVLKQTVKQADSDKFTELVYKGHNHVLIRHYKEDLCQYAKLRNAIVHEKIDVDYYIAEPHLDVVEEIERIADEFEEPRTGLSISTKEVYYFYEDDHLKDVLSCMKKTGHTRFPIYNKEDKYRWLLTTKEIISWLTNQFDNPKMDLEKVKVKELYQKDEKRVVFISQNTTVFEIEDIYDEDEGNTDKIEAIIITATGQKTEKPNGIITSWDLLEVALAEE, encoded by the coding sequence ATGGGGAAAACAAAGACAGAATTAACATTATCAGAGCGATTTGAAACAGCCTTTAATCGAATTCATAAAGTATTGAAACAGACCGTGAAACAGGCGGATTCAGATAAATTCACAGAACTGGTGTATAAAGGTCATAATCATGTACTTATTCGCCACTATAAAGAAGATTTATGCCAATATGCCAAATTACGAAATGCCATTGTGCATGAAAAGATTGATGTGGATTATTATATTGCTGAGCCTCATCTGGATGTGGTGGAAGAAATTGAACGGATTGCGGATGAATTTGAGGAGCCGAGGACGGGTTTATCTATTTCAACCAAGGAAGTCTATTATTTCTATGAGGACGATCATTTGAAGGACGTTCTATCGTGTATGAAGAAAACCGGTCATACACGGTTTCCTATCTATAATAAAGAGGACAAGTATCGCTGGCTATTGACGACGAAGGAAATAATCAGCTGGCTGACGAATCAATTTGATAATCCGAAGATGGATCTTGAGAAGGTGAAGGTGAAGGAGCTTTATCAGAAAGACGAGAAACGGGTAGTATTTATTTCGCAGAATACAACCGTGTTTGAAATTGAAGATATTTATGATGAGGACGAGGGAAATACAGATAAGATTGAGGCCATTATCATTACAGCGACAGGGCAAAAGACAGAAAAGCCAAACGGCATCATTACTTCATGGGATTTGCTGGAGGTTGCGCTGGCTGAGGAATAA
- a CDS encoding polysaccharide deacetylase family protein, whose translation MKGKWIVACLAVVLCLLPIVISEPISEQEANLKEMESIKERYENHVLDMAEKGMLEGQPFHLSGLSIEDVINEWGEPSESLFEDGSFYASYPRRHIVIGYNRAGVFELRSEHPELQQLTGALILSELGPPAEIRQTKRHRQYIYRAGEYEWTILIDQEDDHILHQAVYNTIQKDRGEYLLEIKGDSSSLMESARIQMDKWRKEIRPFIEKHPFSISANGENLKQVALTFDDGPDERVTEEIIDILREYDVPGNFFFLGSQAALYPRIVQKAYIDGHLIASHSDEHLDLTTLTEEQMQAQIDRSSRQIESIIGKYPNFFRPPYGEINAKLLNILSNEGKHTVLWSIDTLDWSVHTAAEVTENVKRYVRNGDIILMHSNAEQAKTAQALREILDYLINRDFEIVKLDEMLNREAYEN comes from the coding sequence ATGAAAGGGAAATGGATTGTGGCCTGCCTGGCAGTTGTGCTATGCCTGCTTCCGATTGTGATATCTGAGCCCATTAGCGAACAAGAGGCTAATTTAAAGGAAATGGAAAGTATAAAGGAGAGATATGAAAATCATGTTCTTGATATGGCTGAAAAAGGGATGCTTGAGGGCCAGCCATTTCATCTTAGCGGCCTTAGCATAGAGGATGTGATCAATGAATGGGGAGAGCCGAGTGAGAGCTTGTTTGAAGATGGCTCGTTCTATGCATCCTATCCAAGGCGGCATATCGTGATTGGTTATAACCGGGCAGGTGTGTTTGAACTGCGCTCCGAGCACCCTGAACTGCAACAGCTTACTGGCGCCCTTATCTTATCCGAGTTAGGGCCACCAGCAGAAATTCGGCAAACAAAGCGGCATAGACAATATATTTACCGAGCAGGTGAATATGAATGGACCATTCTCATCGACCAGGAGGATGACCATATCCTCCATCAGGCTGTTTATAACACTATACAAAAGGATAGGGGAGAATACCTCCTTGAAATTAAGGGTGATTCATCTTCACTAATGGAATCTGCTCGTATCCAAATGGATAAATGGCGCAAAGAAATACGGCCCTTTATCGAAAAGCATCCTTTCTCTATTTCAGCCAATGGAGAAAATCTTAAGCAGGTCGCTTTAACCTTTGATGATGGCCCTGATGAGCGTGTAACAGAAGAAATCATTGATATACTCCGTGAATATGACGTACCAGGCAACTTCTTTTTCCTCGGCAGCCAAGCTGCCCTTTATCCTCGAATTGTCCAAAAAGCCTATATTGACGGGCATTTGATTGCCAGCCATTCTGATGAACATCTCGACCTTACCACATTGACCGAGGAACAAATGCAAGCACAAATCGACCGCTCCTCCCGTCAAATTGAGTCGATCATTGGTAAGTACCCCAACTTCTTTCGTCCACCCTATGGAGAAATCAACGCTAAATTATTAAATATCCTTTCAAACGAAGGTAAGCATACAGTCCTTTGGTCCATTGATACGCTGGATTGGTCTGTCCATACAGCTGCTGAAGTGACGGAAAATGTGAAGCGTTATGTGAGAAACGGTGACATTATCTTAATGCACAGCAATGCTGAACAGGCCAAAACAGCACAAGCGCTTCGAGAGATATTGGATTACTTGATTAATAGGGACTTTGAAATCGTGAAGCTTGATGAAATGCTGAATAGAGAGGCTTATGAGAATTGA
- a CDS encoding CcdC family protein, whose amino-acid sequence MMILAVSTIAAIVMALAVFTIRMKASKKPATLKKIILPPFFMSTGALMYVFEPFRLSGTEIVEAVLLGMFFSIFLIMTSRFEIKEEQIYIKRSKAFVFVLLGLIIVRTLLKFILSSSVDVGEIGGMFFLIAFSMIVPWRVAMYVQYKKLERNLMKPKETVAM is encoded by the coding sequence ATTATGATACTAGCTGTATCGACCATTGCTGCTATTGTCATGGCGCTTGCTGTGTTCACCATACGGATGAAAGCATCTAAGAAGCCAGCAACCTTAAAGAAGATAATTCTGCCGCCGTTTTTTATGAGTACCGGCGCCCTTATGTATGTATTTGAGCCATTTCGTTTGTCAGGAACGGAAATAGTGGAAGCGGTTTTGCTTGGGATGTTTTTCTCGATTTTCCTCATTATGACCTCCCGTTTTGAGATTAAGGAGGAGCAGATCTATATCAAACGCTCAAAGGCATTCGTGTTTGTGCTGCTTGGGTTAATTATTGTTAGGACCTTGCTTAAATTTATTCTTAGCTCGTCCGTTGATGTGGGGGAAATAGGGGGCATGTTCTTCTTGATTGCCTTCTCCATGATTGTTCCTTGGCGTGTGGCGATGTATGTCCAATATAAGAAATTGGAGCGGAATCTTATGAAGCCTAAGGAGACTGTGGCGATGTAA
- a CDS encoding cytochrome c biogenesis CcdA family protein → MEDINLFLAFGAGFLSFISPCCLPLYPAFLSYITGMSVSEMKKDNAMLQKRSIFHTLFFLVGFSSIFIALGFGSSFFGSLFTTYQDTIRQLGAIVIVFFGLVIIGVFRPSFMMKERRLEFQNRPGGYIGSMLIGVAFSAGWTPCTGPILMVVLGMAATNPNSAMLYMIAYILGFAIPFFLMSFFIGKMGWIKRNSAKVMKAGGVIMILMGIVLFFDWMTMLTSYFVALFGGWTGF, encoded by the coding sequence TTGGAAGATATTAATCTATTTCTTGCCTTCGGAGCAGGCTTTCTAAGCTTCATTTCTCCATGCTGTCTCCCGCTATATCCGGCTTTTCTTTCTTACATAACGGGGATGTCAGTATCTGAAATGAAGAAGGACAATGCGATGCTTCAGAAAAGGAGCATATTCCACACATTATTCTTTCTCGTTGGTTTTTCGAGTATTTTCATTGCTCTGGGCTTTGGCTCCTCTTTCTTCGGCAGCCTGTTTACAACCTATCAGGATACAATCCGGCAGCTAGGAGCTATTGTGATTGTGTTCTTTGGACTGGTTATTATCGGTGTGTTTCGGCCATCGTTCATGATGAAGGAACGCCGACTAGAATTTCAGAATAGACCTGGGGGCTATATCGGCTCGATGTTAATCGGAGTAGCCTTTTCTGCTGGCTGGACGCCGTGTACCGGTCCAATCCTCATGGTTGTTCTCGGAATGGCTGCGACAAATCCAAACTCAGCGATGCTTTATATGATTGCCTATATCCTCGGCTTTGCCATCCCATTCTTTTTGATGTCCTTCTTTATTGGGAAAATGGGATGGATCAAGCGGAACTCCGCAAAGGTAATGAAGGCGGGAGGAGTCATTATGATCCTGATGGGGATTGTCCTATTCTTTGATTGGATGACGATGCTTACCTCCTATTTTGTGGCTTTGTTTGGGGGCTGGACAGGATTTTAG
- a CDS encoding aspartyl-phosphate phosphatase Spo0E family protein, whose translation MKMDRELLENQIELKRAELINIALKYGLTSKNTIKYSQELDNLLNEYSPLPFYVQKKVAYN comes from the coding sequence ATGAAGATGGACAGAGAACTATTAGAAAATCAAATTGAGTTGAAACGGGCTGAGCTCATCAACATTGCCTTGAAGTACGGCTTAACGTCCAAAAACACGATTAAATATAGCCAAGAGCTTGATAACCTTTTAAACGAATATTCTCCTCTTCCATTCTACGTACAAAAGAAGGTTGCTTATAACTAA